In Paenibacillus guangzhouensis, a single window of DNA contains:
- a CDS encoding DUF47 domain-containing protein: MFKKNDVFFQNLQNMADAIVQGADVFAKYVAKPGDTAAFTKEMKELESKCDVFTHTIIKELNKTFITPIEREDIMSLATSLDDVLDGLEACASRFDMYHVKEYDASIDQFGKVLLESAFEIQKAIRLLSQKKLLAIREHTILINDLENQADDILRKSIKDLFAAVKDPIELIKKKEIYERLEQTTDNCEDVANILETIIMRNS; the protein is encoded by the coding sequence ATGTTTAAGAAGAACGATGTATTTTTTCAAAATCTGCAAAACATGGCCGATGCCATTGTCCAAGGTGCGGATGTGTTTGCGAAGTATGTAGCTAAGCCAGGAGACACGGCAGCGTTCACCAAAGAGATGAAAGAGCTGGAGTCGAAATGTGACGTATTTACGCATACGATCATTAAAGAGTTGAACAAAACGTTCATTACGCCAATCGAGCGTGAAGATATTATGTCGCTTGCTACTTCGCTGGACGATGTGTTAGACGGGCTTGAGGCTTGTGCATCGCGCTTTGATATGTACCATGTGAAGGAGTACGATGCTTCGATCGACCAATTTGGTAAAGTGCTGCTTGAGAGCGCATTTGAGATTCAAAAAGCGATTCGACTATTATCACAGAAAAAATTGCTCGCGATTCGCGAACATACGATCCTTATTAATGACCTTGAGAACCAAGCAGACGACATTCTGCGTAAAAGTATCAAAGATCTATTCGCAGCGGTGAAAGATCCGATTGAGCTAATTAAGAAAAAAGAAATCTATGAGCGTCTGGAACAAACGACGGATAACTGTGAAGACGTTGCTAATATTCTTGAAACCATTATTATGCGCAACTCCTAA
- a CDS encoding S-layer homology domain-containing protein, whose amino-acid sequence MLQDIRKKISAILVSSMLFASFMSSFAFADSASESKNALNDIDGSYAKKEIISLVNAGIIAGYEDGTFKPGEAMTRAQLAKVLVLSLGIEQDTSSAKVFQDVPSSSWYAGYVGALVKLGITQGSSPTSFSPNASVSREELAVLFIRALKLEDTAKKATFDLNLVDINEVALWAKPHVSLAYQIGLIKGISDKDGVRFAPQAKADRQALARLVYEVKNNQAKYIEKAKLQDKDTSTTKPAPNKENDKTTPPPTSNTGSAGNGGSTGGSGGSGGGGGGGNNGGQPPVTGAYIINQAGTYTLGQLNRNVEILAGKVILKDTKINGNLLLSKSVGDAPVVLDHVEVTGTITVNGGGILENEIVLKDSKINKVVVFKENGLMSLSAEGSTNVDHLTLQSGANIIEYSISEGSTGYKNIVIERKGTYMLHVNIDEMDVKAEDSIIMFGGGSKVHLLHISKTATGNLFGFDPNTTVEKLVVNGDYTSIVGPVSIRYAEVDAEHTNFNGNDPVVILDKSVTNVVYNTEDVLLTTIGSTHQIALAAKYKNGSTRDVTKLGVWNTADPGVATVSKGLVTAKREGQTLIKGEYSGYTVTIPVKVEVIDGVPQLKSISLERDTIHLSFNQSVAANVYDDLEVIGIVNGEPQELKILSRSKDELTLVSPYSNDKLYGKMLHINVKAKSGSQLAAGSQSVSVLLSAIAGRVTEMDGAAVPGLEIRFRDGKYDDPKNGEFVATVTTDQNGYFFVNLPSGLYVGEYGGEGTDFVTSYVECYVPDNRFEDNISAKASRR is encoded by the coding sequence ATGCTTCAAGATATTCGTAAAAAAATATCAGCAATACTTGTTTCATCTATGCTATTTGCTTCTTTTATGTCATCCTTTGCGTTTGCGGACAGTGCATCGGAATCAAAAAACGCCTTGAACGACATCGATGGGTCCTATGCTAAGAAGGAGATCATATCACTAGTCAATGCTGGGATTATTGCAGGATATGAAGATGGGACGTTTAAACCTGGAGAAGCCATGACTCGCGCGCAATTAGCAAAGGTTCTAGTGCTGTCATTAGGTATCGAGCAAGACACAAGTTCGGCGAAGGTCTTCCAAGATGTGCCGAGTAGTTCATGGTATGCAGGTTATGTTGGTGCTTTGGTGAAATTAGGGATTACACAAGGGTCTTCGCCTACTAGTTTTTCTCCAAATGCTTCTGTTAGCCGTGAGGAACTTGCGGTGTTGTTTATACGTGCATTGAAGCTAGAGGATACAGCAAAGAAAGCAACGTTTGATTTAAATTTAGTTGATATCAACGAAGTTGCTCTATGGGCCAAACCCCATGTATCGCTTGCTTATCAAATTGGATTAATAAAAGGGATTAGCGATAAAGATGGCGTTCGATTTGCTCCTCAAGCCAAAGCTGATCGCCAGGCACTAGCAAGGCTCGTCTATGAAGTGAAAAACAATCAAGCGAAATATATTGAAAAAGCAAAACTTCAGGATAAAGATACTTCTACTACCAAACCAGCACCGAATAAAGAAAATGATAAAACTACACCGCCTCCAACTAGCAACACAGGATCAGCTGGAAATGGCGGCAGCACTGGCGGATCGGGTGGATCTGGCGGTGGCGGGGGAGGTGGCAATAACGGTGGTCAACCTCCTGTGACAGGTGCTTACATAATTAATCAAGCGGGTACATACACGTTGGGACAATTGAATAGAAACGTTGAGATACTTGCTGGAAAAGTGATTTTGAAAGATACAAAAATAAATGGAAATCTATTGTTGAGTAAAAGTGTTGGAGACGCTCCTGTTGTTCTTGATCATGTTGAAGTGACGGGAACCATTACGGTTAATGGTGGAGGCATTTTAGAAAACGAGATCGTTCTAAAAGACTCAAAAATAAATAAAGTGGTCGTATTTAAAGAAAATGGCTTGATGTCGTTGAGCGCCGAAGGATCTACGAATGTAGATCATTTAACTCTACAATCAGGCGCGAACATTATTGAGTACAGTATCTCAGAAGGTTCAACAGGATATAAAAATATTGTAATTGAACGTAAAGGTACATACATGTTACATGTGAATATAGATGAGATGGATGTGAAAGCTGAAGATAGCATTATTATGTTTGGTGGAGGATCGAAGGTACATCTTCTTCATATTTCTAAAACAGCTACGGGGAACTTGTTCGGTTTTGATCCAAATACAACGGTTGAGAAGTTAGTGGTGAACGGAGATTACACAAGTATCGTTGGGCCAGTAAGCATTCGATATGCTGAAGTTGATGCTGAGCATACTAATTTTAATGGTAATGATCCTGTTGTCATCTTGGATAAATCCGTAACAAATGTTGTCTATAACACGGAGGATGTATTATTAACAACGATCGGGTCCACACATCAAATCGCGTTAGCGGCAAAGTATAAAAACGGAAGTACGAGAGATGTCACCAAACTAGGTGTATGGAATACTGCTGACCCTGGGGTCGCAACCGTTTCTAAAGGGCTGGTTACAGCAAAAAGAGAAGGGCAGACCCTTATAAAAGGGGAATACAGCGGTTATACGGTTACGATTCCTGTAAAAGTAGAAGTGATTGACGGGGTACCGCAATTAAAATCTATTTCTCTAGAGCGCGATACGATTCATTTGAGTTTTAATCAATCCGTTGCAGCTAATGTCTATGACGATCTAGAGGTTATTGGAATTGTGAACGGTGAGCCACAAGAGTTAAAGATACTCAGTCGTTCCAAAGATGAACTGACCTTGGTTTCTCCGTATTCCAATGATAAACTCTACGGAAAAATGCTGCATATCAATGTCAAAGCGAAGAGTGGAAGTCAACTCGCTGCAGGTAGTCAAAGTGTTTCCGTTTTATTATCCGCAATTGCTGGGCGAGTGACTGAAATGGATGGAGCAGCAGTACCGGGATTAGAGATCCGCTTCAGGGATGGGAAGTATGATGATCCTAAAAATGGAGAATTTGTGGCGACTGTCACAACAGATCAAAACGGATACTTTTTCGTCAATTTACCTTCAGGTTTATATGTTGGTGAATATGGGGGAGAGGGAACAGACTTTGTGACTTCCTATGTGGAATGTTATGTACCAGACAATCGCTTTGAAGATAATATTTCAGCTAAAGCGTCAAGACGCTAA
- a CDS encoding DoxX family membrane protein — translation MFTHWLRNNIVAAWLLTIIRVYLGYQWITGGWGKITGGGFDAAGFMQGAIAKATGDHPAVQTWFANFLEHFALPNVKLFNVLVPWGEFLVGLGLILGTFTTFAVLMGMIMNFAFLMAGTVSTNAQMLVLEIFIVVAGFNAGRIGLDYFVIPYIRRLFGRKERANTYQ, via the coding sequence ATGTTCACACATTGGTTAAGAAACAACATCGTCGCAGCTTGGCTGCTCACCATCATTCGCGTGTATCTCGGCTATCAATGGATCACGGGCGGCTGGGGCAAAATCACAGGCGGAGGTTTCGATGCCGCAGGATTTATGCAAGGCGCAATCGCGAAAGCAACAGGCGATCATCCCGCTGTTCAAACGTGGTTCGCGAACTTCCTAGAGCATTTCGCACTGCCGAACGTCAAACTCTTTAACGTCCTCGTTCCTTGGGGCGAATTCTTAGTCGGACTTGGACTCATCCTTGGTACATTCACAACATTCGCTGTCCTCATGGGTATGATCATGAACTTCGCCTTCCTGATGGCAGGAACCGTGAGCACCAACGCTCAAATGTTAGTCCTTGAAATCTTCATCGTCGTCGCTGGCTTCAACGCAGGCCGCATCGGACTTGACTACTTCGTCATCCCTTACATCCGCCGCCTCTTCGGCCGTAAGGAACGAGCGAATACCTACCAATAA
- a CDS encoding DUF3048 domain-containing protein, protein MPYPKYCHLKGVFMKSKSFYRTFGVLIILLTLLLSACTSKSPEAENTPEPQSTEQPAPEEESSQEPGASYIAPLTGLPMTEQVTARPIAVMINNMSKARPQSGLTHADMLYEVLAEGGITRIVAIFQSEQFQEPIGPIRSIRPYLIDIGDSYQGVLVHAGASTDGYAILQRQRKEHLDEISNAGPFFFRDKSRKAPHNLYSTLEKLREGADKKKYKTNVPVTTYPFAKEEDMPVGDDATKITVNFLLKNYKVSYDYDAASKLYTRSINGQPHIDLNTKTAITATNVVVLGADHRTLDDVGRLDVNLMKGGEAILYQRGKAISCRWSRSKTNDVIRLYKNGQELPLYPGKTIFNIVPNNPTFASHVQVG, encoded by the coding sequence ATGCCGTATCCAAAATATTGCCATTTGAAAGGGGTCTTCATGAAGTCGAAATCATTCTATCGTACATTTGGTGTTCTCATTATTCTACTGACGCTGCTGCTAAGCGCTTGCACGAGCAAGTCACCTGAAGCAGAGAACACGCCTGAACCGCAATCCACTGAACAACCAGCACCGGAAGAAGAATCTTCACAAGAGCCGGGTGCATCCTATATCGCGCCACTAACGGGATTACCGATGACCGAGCAAGTTACAGCGAGACCGATCGCTGTGATGATCAATAATATGTCCAAGGCAAGACCACAGTCTGGCCTTACGCATGCGGATATGCTGTATGAAGTGCTGGCGGAAGGCGGCATTACACGGATTGTGGCCATTTTCCAGAGTGAGCAGTTCCAAGAACCGATCGGCCCGATCCGCAGCATTCGTCCCTATTTGATCGATATCGGGGACAGCTACCAGGGGGTGCTGGTGCATGCCGGGGCGAGTACCGATGGGTATGCCATTCTCCAACGTCAGCGCAAGGAGCATCTAGATGAAATATCAAACGCGGGGCCGTTCTTTTTCCGAGATAAATCACGTAAAGCGCCGCATAACCTGTATTCAACCTTAGAGAAACTGCGCGAAGGCGCGGACAAGAAAAAATATAAGACGAATGTGCCGGTGACGACGTATCCTTTTGCCAAGGAAGAGGATATGCCGGTAGGGGACGATGCGACGAAGATTACCGTCAACTTCCTGCTCAAGAATTATAAAGTCTCTTATGATTATGATGCAGCAAGCAAATTGTACACCCGTTCGATCAACGGGCAGCCGCATATCGATCTGAATACGAAGACGGCGATCACCGCGACGAATGTTGTGGTGTTGGGCGCGGATCATCGCACGCTTGACGATGTAGGTCGATTGGATGTGAACTTAATGAAAGGCGGAGAAGCCATCCTCTATCAGCGTGGCAAAGCGATCTCGTGCAGGTGGTCGCGCAGCAAGACAAACGATGTCATTCGATTGTACAAAAACGGACAAGAATTGCCGCTCTATCCAGGCAAGACGATTTTCAATATTGTCCCGAATAATCCAACATTTGCAAGCCATGTCCAAGTGGGGTAA